A region from the Halobellus litoreus genome encodes:
- a CDS encoding CDC48 family AAA ATPase: MKLTVKPLKQKDAGRGLAAIDRQAAEELGLEGGDYIRIDGSGGTAIARVWPGYPEDSGTGVVRIDGRLRQQANVGIDDRVEVEKADIKPAKHVSVALPQNLRISGNIGTHLRDKLAGQPVTQGQNIRVPFGFGFMSSSNQPIPLKVASTEPSGTVVVTDSTEVTISQTPAEEIQSTEDEEADTPSVTYEDIGGLDRELEQVREMIELPMRHPELFQRLGIEPPKGVLLHGPPGTGKTLIAKAVANEIDASFHTISGPEIMSKYYGESEEQLREIFEEAEEAAPAIVFVDEIDSIAPKRGEAGGDVERRVVAQLLSLMDGLDERGEVVVIGATNRVDAIDPALRRGGRFDREIEIGVPDREGRKEILQVHTRNMPISDAVDLDEYADNTHGFVGADIASLAKEAAMNALRRIRPELDLESDEIDAEVLESLSVTAEDFKEAIKGIEPSALREVFVEVPDVTWEHVGGLEDTKERLRETIQWPLEYPEVFDAMDMQSAKGVLMYGPPGTGKTLLAKAVANESESNFISVKGPELLDKYVGESEKGVREIFKKARENAPTVVFFDEIDSIATERGRNTGDSGVSERVVSQLLTELDGLETLEDVVVVATTNRPDLIDSALLRPGRLDRHVHVPVPDEDGRRAIFAVHTEAKPLADDVDLDELAAETEGYVGADIEAVCREASMAASREFINSVSREEVAESVGNVRVTMEHFEDALDEVAPSVTAETRERYEQIEQRFQTSEVEREPEADVSRTFQ, encoded by the coding sequence ATGAAGCTCACTGTCAAACCACTCAAGCAGAAGGACGCGGGCCGCGGACTCGCGGCCATCGACCGGCAGGCGGCCGAGGAACTCGGATTAGAGGGCGGCGACTACATCCGGATCGACGGGAGCGGCGGCACCGCCATCGCCCGCGTCTGGCCCGGCTACCCCGAGGACAGCGGCACGGGCGTGGTCCGCATCGACGGCCGACTCCGCCAGCAGGCGAACGTCGGCATCGACGACCGCGTCGAGGTCGAGAAGGCCGATATCAAGCCCGCGAAGCACGTCTCGGTCGCGCTCCCCCAGAACCTCCGCATCAGCGGTAACATCGGGACGCACCTCCGGGACAAGCTCGCGGGCCAGCCCGTCACGCAGGGGCAGAACATCCGCGTGCCCTTCGGCTTCGGCTTCATGTCCTCGTCGAATCAGCCGATCCCGCTGAAAGTCGCCTCGACGGAACCGAGCGGCACGGTCGTCGTCACCGACTCGACCGAGGTGACGATCAGCCAGACCCCCGCCGAGGAGATCCAATCGACCGAGGACGAGGAGGCCGACACGCCGTCGGTCACCTACGAGGACATCGGCGGACTCGACCGGGAACTCGAGCAGGTTCGGGAGATGATCGAACTGCCGATGCGACACCCCGAACTGTTCCAGCGGCTCGGTATCGAGCCGCCGAAGGGCGTGCTCCTCCACGGCCCGCCGGGCACCGGCAAAACCCTGATCGCGAAGGCCGTCGCCAACGAGATCGACGCCTCCTTCCACACGATCTCCGGCCCGGAGATTATGTCGAAGTACTACGGGGAGTCCGAGGAACAGCTCCGCGAGATCTTCGAGGAGGCCGAGGAGGCCGCCCCGGCGATCGTGTTCGTCGACGAGATTGACTCGATCGCGCCCAAGCGCGGCGAGGCCGGCGGCGACGTGGAACGCCGCGTCGTCGCGCAGTTGCTCTCGCTGATGGACGGTCTCGACGAGCGCGGCGAGGTCGTCGTCATCGGCGCGACCAACCGGGTCGACGCGATCGATCCGGCGCTGCGCCGCGGCGGCCGCTTCGATCGCGAGATCGAGATCGGTGTGCCGGACCGCGAGGGCCGGAAGGAGATCCTCCAGGTCCACACGCGGAACATGCCCATCTCGGACGCCGTCGACCTCGACGAGTACGCCGACAACACGCACGGCTTCGTCGGTGCCGACATCGCGAGTCTCGCGAAAGAGGCCGCGATGAACGCGCTGCGCCGCATCCGCCCGGAGCTGGACCTCGAATCCGACGAGATCGACGCAGAGGTGCTGGAGTCGCTGTCGGTGACCGCCGAGGACTTCAAGGAGGCCATCAAGGGCATCGAGCCCTCGGCGCTGCGGGAGGTGTTCGTCGAGGTCCCCGACGTCACCTGGGAACACGTCGGCGGCCTCGAAGACACCAAAGAGCGCCTCCGGGAGACGATCCAGTGGCCGCTCGAATACCCCGAGGTCTTCGACGCGATGGACATGCAGTCCGCGAAGGGCGTCCTGATGTACGGGCCGCCCGGGACCGGGAAGACGCTGCTGGCGAAGGCCGTCGCCAACGAGTCCGAGTCGAACTTCATCTCGGTGAAGGGGCCGGAACTGCTCGACAAGTACGTCGGCGAGTCCGAGAAGGGCGTCCGTGAGATCTTCAAGAAGGCCCGCGAGAACGCGCCCACGGTGGTCTTCTTCGACGAGATCGACTCGATCGCGACCGAGCGCGGCCGCAACACCGGCGACTCGGGCGTCTCCGAGCGCGTCGTCTCCCAGCTACTGACCGAACTCGACGGGCTGGAGACCCTCGAAGACGTCGTCGTCGTCGCGACGACCAACCGGCCGGACCTCATCGACTCGGCGCTGCTGCGGCCGGGACGCCTGGACCGCCACGTCCACGTGCCCGTGCCCGACGAGGACGGCCGACGGGCGATCTTCGCGGTCCACACCGAGGCCAAGCCGCTGGCCGACGACGTCGACCTCGACGAACTCGCCGCGGAGACCGAGGGCTACGTCGGGGCCGACATCGAGGCAGTCTGCCGCGAGGCGTCGATGGCCGCGAGCCGCGAGTTCATCAACAGCGTCTCCCGCGAGGAGGTGGCCGAATCGGTCGGCAACGTCCGCGTGACGATGGAGCACTTCGAGGACGCCCTCGACGAGGTCGCCCCGAGCGTCACCGCCGAGACGCGCGAGCGCTACGAGCAGATCGAACAGCGCTTCCAGACCAGCGAGGTCGAGCGCGAACCAGAGGCCGACGTCAGCCGGACGTTCCAGTAG
- a CDS encoding DUF456 domain-containing protein, with amino-acid sequence MELVTWIALGAVALGVVGSALPLLPGGALSVAGVLTYWWSTGYAEPSAALVAVLVAVGLLTMLVDYFGGAIAARAGGASALTTAAAVIVGLVLLLIAGPVGFVLGIAATVFAVEFAQHADAETGLRVALWATVGVLASTVVQVILTGSILVVLLFVAFF; translated from the coding sequence ATGGAACTCGTCACCTGGATCGCGCTCGGCGCCGTCGCCCTCGGCGTCGTGGGCTCCGCGCTGCCGCTCCTCCCCGGCGGCGCGCTCTCCGTCGCGGGCGTCCTCACCTACTGGTGGTCGACGGGGTACGCCGAACCGTCGGCGGCCCTCGTCGCGGTCCTCGTCGCCGTCGGGCTGCTCACGATGCTCGTCGACTACTTCGGCGGGGCCATCGCCGCCCGCGCCGGCGGGGCCTCGGCCCTCACGACCGCCGCCGCCGTGATCGTCGGTCTCGTCCTCCTCCTGATCGCCGGCCCGGTCGGGTTCGTCCTCGGGATCGCCGCGACGGTCTTCGCCGTCGAGTTCGCCCAGCACGCCGACGCCGAGACGGGGCTTCGCGTCGCACTGTGGGCGACGGTCGGGGTCCTCGCCTCGACGGTAGTTCAGGTCATCCTGACTGGATCGATCCTCGTCGTGCTCCTGTTCGTCGCGTTCTTCTGA
- a CDS encoding XdhC family protein, with the protein MAEHGDDDASTGLYGRVEELTEAGETVALATVTGVDGSAPQDPGAAMLVRADGRTEGTVGGGTVEERTRRTALEAIEERSPRTEHWELRPEGNTGMVCGGEMDVFINVIPGSQRLIVAGGGHIGQSLAAMAVELGYDVFVVDDREAYADPERFPDAAVHADDYDAGIESIGVTDNTAVVVATRSGHFDRIASREALERGAYYVGLVASDTKAERVADGLREDGIDEGDFERFHSPVGLELGGGDPADVALSILGELNRVRHGLHPGSIES; encoded by the coding sequence ATGGCCGAGCACGGAGACGACGACGCGTCGACCGGCCTGTACGGTCGGGTCGAGGAACTGACCGAGGCCGGCGAGACGGTCGCGCTCGCGACCGTGACCGGTGTCGACGGGTCGGCCCCGCAGGACCCCGGTGCGGCGATGCTCGTGCGGGCGGACGGGCGGACCGAGGGCACGGTCGGCGGCGGCACCGTGGAGGAACGGACGCGTCGGACCGCCCTCGAAGCGATCGAGGAGCGGAGTCCCCGCACCGAGCACTGGGAACTGCGCCCCGAGGGCAACACCGGGATGGTCTGCGGCGGCGAGATGGACGTGTTCATCAACGTGATTCCGGGGTCGCAACGGCTGATCGTCGCCGGCGGCGGCCACATCGGGCAGTCGCTCGCGGCGATGGCCGTCGAGTTGGGGTACGACGTGTTCGTCGTCGACGACAGGGAGGCGTACGCCGACCCCGAGCGCTTCCCCGACGCCGCCGTCCACGCCGACGACTACGACGCGGGGATCGAATCGATCGGCGTCACGGACAACACCGCCGTCGTCGTCGCCACCAGAAGCGGGCACTTCGATCGGATCGCCTCCCGGGAGGCGCTCGAACGGGGCGCGTACTACGTCGGACTGGTCGCCTCCGACACCAAGGCTGAACGCGTCGCCGACGGCCTCCGCGAGGACGGCATCGACGAGGGCGACTTCGAGCGGTTCCACTCGCCGGTCGGCCTCGAACTGGGCGGCGGCGACCCCGCCGACGTCGCCCTCTCGATTCTGGGCGAACTCAACCGGGTCCGTCACGGGCTGCATCCGGGCTCGATCGAGTCCTGA
- the priS gene encoding DNA primase small subunit PriS produces MEARTRTYLEGRFGDYYRRSDVSLPPAAERREWGHIPWSAGSTRMIRHQSLLEVGDLSDFLHRTAPRHVYFSSARFSDPGASSMDEKGWQSADLVFDLDADHLPGVDPTETTYAEMLAACKEELLNLLSFVDDDFAFEETRVVFSGGRGYHVHVRDPEVRELDSEARREIVDYVRAIDLDVDGLIETASNRGTTRRVLRRRGGWGARVHRRLVDLAEALREMDEGDALDRLQELDGIGEGRATTILGQIRNNFEAIREGNVEAGGPGTRILVDALTEEAVEAETAPIDEPVTTDTKRLIRLPGSLHGGSGLTVTPLSRRELDDFRPLEDAIPDRFRGREIGVDVTDAGPTTFDGDTFTIPEGEQTVEECLGIFLMTRGRAEKIKE; encoded by the coding sequence ATGGAGGCGCGCACGCGGACCTATCTCGAAGGCCGGTTCGGCGACTACTACCGCCGCAGCGACGTCTCCCTGCCGCCCGCGGCCGAACGGCGCGAGTGGGGACACATCCCCTGGAGCGCCGGCTCGACCAGGATGATCCGCCACCAGTCGCTGCTGGAGGTCGGCGACCTCTCCGATTTCCTCCACCGCACCGCGCCCCGACACGTCTACTTCTCGTCGGCCCGATTCTCAGATCCCGGCGCGAGTTCGATGGACGAGAAGGGCTGGCAGTCGGCGGACCTCGTCTTCGACCTCGACGCCGACCACCTCCCCGGCGTCGACCCCACTGAGACGACGTACGCGGAGATGCTCGCCGCGTGCAAGGAGGAACTCCTGAACCTCCTCTCGTTCGTCGACGACGACTTCGCGTTCGAGGAGACGAGGGTCGTCTTCTCCGGCGGCCGCGGCTACCACGTCCACGTCCGCGACCCCGAGGTGCGGGAACTCGACAGCGAGGCCCGCCGTGAGATCGTCGACTACGTCCGCGCGATCGACCTCGACGTCGACGGGCTGATCGAGACGGCGTCGAACCGCGGCACCACCCGCCGGGTGCTCCGCCGGCGGGGCGGGTGGGGTGCGCGCGTCCACCGCCGACTCGTCGACCTCGCCGAGGCGCTCCGGGAGATGGACGAGGGCGACGCGCTCGACCGGTTACAGGAACTCGACGGGATCGGCGAGGGCCGCGCGACGACGATTCTCGGGCAGATCCGGAACAACTTCGAGGCGATCCGCGAGGGCAACGTCGAGGCCGGCGGCCCCGGGACGCGCATCCTCGTCGACGCCCTCACCGAGGAGGCGGTCGAGGCGGAGACCGCCCCGATCGACGAACCGGTGACGACCGACACGAAGCGGCTCATCCGCCTGCCCGGGAGCCTCCACGGCGGCTCCGGACTGACGGTGACGCCGCTCTCCCGCCGGGAACTCGACGACTTCCGGCCGCTCGAGGACGCGATCCCCGACCGGTTCCGCGGTCGGGAGATCGGCGTCGACGTGACGGACGCGGGGCCGACGACGTTCGACGGCGACACGTTTACTATCCCGGAGGGAGAGCAAACTGTCGAGGAGTGCCTCGGGATCTTCTTGATGACCCGGGGACGCGCCGAGAAGATCAAAGAATGA
- a CDS encoding GNAT family N-acetyltransferase, whose product MSVNVETRVDAPGSAEFVESTWDLKERIRKREGVLKQRRAFFVDAYRRASDHLLFEDDELVGFASVRRDGYILFLAVAPERRGEGYGKRLVAAALQDHDTISCHARATNEEALSFYEHLGFEIQRRITGYYEDGGDAYYLRLGDGTSLREKFADFFRRSVVGE is encoded by the coding sequence GTGAGCGTCAACGTCGAGACGCGGGTGGACGCCCCCGGTTCCGCCGAGTTCGTCGAGAGCACGTGGGACCTCAAAGAGCGAATTCGGAAACGGGAGGGGGTTCTCAAGCAGCGCCGGGCGTTCTTCGTGGACGCGTACCGGCGCGCGAGCGATCACCTGCTCTTCGAGGACGACGAACTCGTCGGGTTCGCGTCGGTCCGACGAGACGGCTACATTCTCTTTTTGGCGGTCGCTCCGGAACGACGCGGCGAGGGGTACGGCAAGCGACTCGTCGCCGCCGCGCTGCAGGACCACGACACGATCTCGTGTCACGCCCGGGCGACGAACGAGGAAGCGCTCTCGTTCTACGAACACCTCGGCTTCGAGATCCAGCGGCGGATCACCGGGTATTACGAGGACGGCGGCGACGCGTACTACCTCCGTCTGGGCGACGGGACGTCGCTGCGGGAGAAGTTCGCGGACTTCTTCCGGCGGTCGGTCGTCGGCGAGTGA
- a CDS encoding alpha/beta fold hydrolase encodes MQTVSHHGRETAYRRFDRGADGPTILAVHGSGGTYRVWSAQSKLGTAYPLVALDLSGHGESEDVAAEPGYETLSAYVDDVVAVAEAVDADALFGHSLGGAVVLTALGERELEVDGMVLAGTGPRLPVLDDLLRWVSEDFERVVEFFHEPDHLFHDADADTREVSKAALRTTGQTILERDFRTAHAFDSRGELGAVDVPTLAIVGEYDRLTPPYFHEELCSELPDCELTVLDDAAHLAMLERADAFNDSVSDFLERRVPV; translated from the coding sequence ATGCAGACGGTCTCACACCACGGGCGGGAGACGGCCTACCGGCGGTTCGACCGCGGGGCCGACGGGCCGACGATACTCGCCGTGCACGGCAGCGGCGGCACCTACCGAGTCTGGAGCGCACAGTCGAAACTGGGGACGGCGTACCCGCTCGTTGCGCTCGACTTAAGCGGCCACGGCGAGAGCGAGGACGTCGCGGCCGAACCCGGCTACGAGACGCTCTCGGCGTACGTCGACGACGTCGTCGCCGTCGCCGAGGCCGTCGATGCCGACGCCCTCTTCGGCCACTCCCTCGGCGGCGCGGTCGTCCTGACGGCGCTCGGCGAGCGGGAACTGGAAGTCGACGGGATGGTCCTGGCCGGCACGGGGCCGCGGCTGCCGGTGCTCGACGACCTACTCCGGTGGGTCTCCGAGGACTTCGAGCGGGTCGTCGAGTTCTTCCACGAACCGGATCACCTCTTTCACGACGCCGACGCCGACACGCGGGAGGTCTCGAAGGCGGCGCTGCGAACGACCGGGCAGACGATTCTCGAACGGGACTTCCGGACGGCCCACGCGTTCGACTCCCGCGGGGAACTCGGTGCCGTCGACGTCCCGACGCTCGCGATAGTCGGCGAGTACGATCGGTTGACGCCGCCGTACTTCCACGAGGAACTTTGTTCGGAACTGCCGGACTGCGAACTGACCGTCCTCGACGACGCCGCCCACCTCGCGATGCTCGAACGCGCCGACGCGTTCAACGACTCCGTGTCGGACTTCCTGGAGCGCCGCGTCCCCGTGTGA
- the trmB gene encoding HTH-type sugar sensing transcriptional regulator TrmB yields MADELRTTLERVGERFDLGEYEIEAYLAVLEHGELTASEIADRTEIPQPRVYDTVRSLSDRGLVELRESRPMKIVAVAPDDAFGNVQQSLDDLVSELEARYTAPARDTEAVSLVKSRSTILRYVEEIIESAEYELILSLTPDLLRRFREDLAAAIDDGVSIDLLVTPLSRAPDPDDFDYLEVATVARARRGITTPILAVADGNYSVYATQDALRDDRERYGVIFNRSALGFLVSGFFGTVLWSTAETLAADGKRRPFPRRYASIRRAVKDVRELDGPFYASITGRDIETGDAVVVEGKVQTATIEASEEVASLRLETDDGVLDVGGLVAALEDVEAQEIILGRNGVPDREQFA; encoded by the coding sequence ATGGCAGACGAACTTCGAACGACGCTGGAGCGGGTCGGCGAGCGCTTCGATCTCGGCGAGTACGAGATCGAGGCGTACCTGGCCGTCCTCGAACACGGCGAACTCACCGCCTCCGAGATCGCCGACCGAACGGAGATCCCCCAGCCCCGGGTGTACGACACCGTCCGAAGCCTCTCGGACCGGGGCCTCGTCGAACTCCGGGAGTCGCGCCCGATGAAGATCGTCGCGGTCGCCCCCGACGACGCCTTCGGAAACGTTCAGCAGTCGCTCGACGATCTGGTGTCGGAACTGGAAGCGCGGTACACCGCCCCCGCCCGAGACACCGAGGCGGTCTCGCTCGTCAAGTCCCGGTCGACGATCCTTCGGTACGTCGAAGAGATCATCGAGAGCGCCGAGTACGAACTGATACTGTCGCTCACGCCGGACCTCCTCCGTCGGTTCCGCGAGGACCTCGCGGCCGCCATCGACGACGGCGTGAGCATCGACCTGCTGGTGACGCCGCTGTCGCGGGCGCCCGACCCCGACGACTTCGATTACCTGGAGGTCGCGACGGTCGCGCGCGCTCGGCGGGGGATCACCACGCCGATCCTCGCGGTCGCCGACGGCAACTACTCGGTCTACGCGACGCAGGACGCGCTCCGCGACGACCGCGAACGCTACGGCGTCATTTTCAACCGCTCGGCGCTCGGCTTCCTCGTCTCGGGCTTCTTCGGGACGGTGCTGTGGTCGACCGCGGAGACGCTCGCGGCCGACGGCAAGCGGCGGCCGTTCCCCCGGCGCTACGCGTCGATCCGCCGCGCCGTGAAGGACGTCCGCGAACTCGACGGCCCGTTCTACGCCTCGATCACCGGTCGCGACATCGAGACCGGCGACGCCGTCGTCGTCGAGGGGAAGGTCCAGACGGCGACGATCGAAGCCTCCGAGGAGGTCGCCTCACTCAGACTGGAGACCGACGACGGCGTCCTCGACGTGGGCGGCCTGGTGGCCGCGCTCGAAGACGTCGAGGCCCAGGAGATCATCCTGGGGCGCAACGGCGTCCCGGACCGCGAGCAGTTCGCCTGA
- a CDS encoding PAS domain-containing sensor histidine kinase — MVSHPDSSLPPEYDTLRVGIALYDPRDGSILDANDRLESIFGYGRVELRTLDVDRYTANTYRFSASDFRERLGAASSGDSQAFTWRVKRGDGELIWVRVHLSRQQLDAGEYVRAEIRDVTDYYDATHREELFWRILRHNLRNKASVIAGYAEEIADGEDTDRMRAAAEIINAAAMDLGDTAESVKEIQQAVAPTTGERRVRKATRAIRDVVADCRRDHPEATLTVTEREALWIDVDSAFSHALTHAVENAIVHSDDARPTVELRVGRSPNTGRVEIAVADTNPPIRDAELDALFRPEARTNTFHGSGVGLFVMRWCVESLGGEISFERRSPRGNTVRLYLPPREPPSGSDVSARSDSESPPKGDERDGEREEIDRKTGGS, encoded by the coding sequence ATGGTGTCTCACCCCGATTCCTCGCTCCCACCCGAGTACGACACGCTGCGCGTCGGCATCGCGTTGTACGACCCGCGAGACGGATCGATACTGGACGCGAACGACCGCCTGGAATCGATCTTCGGGTACGGACGCGTTGAACTCCGAACGCTCGACGTGGATCGCTACACCGCGAACACGTACCGCTTTTCGGCGTCGGACTTCCGCGAGCGACTCGGCGCGGCCTCGTCCGGTGACTCCCAGGCGTTCACCTGGCGGGTGAAACGCGGTGACGGAGAGCTGATCTGGGTCCGCGTCCACCTGTCTCGCCAGCAACTCGACGCAGGGGAGTACGTCCGTGCGGAGATCCGCGACGTCACCGACTACTACGACGCGACCCACCGCGAGGAGTTGTTCTGGCGGATCCTCCGGCACAACCTCCGGAACAAGGCGTCGGTCATCGCCGGCTACGCCGAGGAGATCGCCGACGGCGAGGACACAGACCGGATGCGCGCGGCGGCGGAGATCATAAACGCGGCCGCGATGGACCTCGGCGACACGGCCGAATCCGTCAAAGAGATCCAACAGGCCGTCGCGCCGACGACGGGCGAGCGCCGCGTTCGCAAGGCCACTCGCGCGATTCGCGACGTCGTCGCGGACTGCCGAAGGGACCACCCCGAGGCGACGCTGACGGTCACCGAACGGGAGGCGCTGTGGATCGACGTCGACAGCGCCTTCTCACACGCGCTGACTCACGCCGTGGAGAACGCGATCGTCCACAGTGACGACGCCCGCCCGACCGTGGAACTCCGCGTGGGGCGGTCGCCCAACACCGGGCGCGTCGAAATCGCGGTCGCGGACACCAACCCCCCGATCAGAGACGCCGAACTCGACGCGCTGTTCCGGCCGGAGGCGCGGACGAACACCTTCCACGGATCCGGCGTCGGGCTGTTCGTGATGCGCTGGTGCGTGGAATCACTCGGCGGCGAGATCAGTTTCGAGCGGCGGAGCCCGCGGGGCAACACCGTCCGACTGTATCTGCCGCCGAGGGAGCCGCCGTCCGGGAGCGACGTCTCGGCCCGATCCGACAGTGAATCGCCACCGAAAGGAGACGAGCGGGACGGAGAACGCGAAGAGATCGATCGAAAAACGGGAGGGTCGTGA
- a CDS encoding DUF5822 domain-containing protein: MEPVETSDPEGVDYGWVMQTTFVLTIVVGAPVVTALSLRVPLPTWGARVEFAIRVGAVVWVLVALAVFAYARRVEAGDGGSDPDEIDRGEN, translated from the coding sequence GTGGAACCTGTCGAGACCTCCGACCCCGAGGGCGTCGACTACGGGTGGGTGATGCAGACGACGTTCGTCCTCACCATCGTGGTCGGAGCTCCGGTCGTCACCGCGCTCTCGCTCCGCGTCCCGCTGCCCACGTGGGGGGCGCGCGTCGAGTTCGCGATCCGCGTCGGGGCGGTCGTCTGGGTCCTCGTCGCGCTCGCGGTCTTCGCGTACGCGCGGCGGGTCGAGGCCGGCGACGGCGGCTCCGACCCGGACGAGATCGACCGCGGCGAGAACTGA
- the bcp gene encoding thioredoxin-dependent thiol peroxidase, producing MLDIGETAPDFELPDQDGRTVSLSSFRGEYVVVYFYPRADTPGCTTEACGFRDSYEEFEDRGVTVLGISDDPVDDLEPFAAEYDLPFSLLSDEDGSVSTAYDSYGEKNMFGNTFDGVFRNTYVVGPDGDIVLAYEGVSPEGHASAILDDLDGLDASA from the coding sequence ATGCTCGATATCGGTGAGACCGCCCCAGACTTCGAGTTGCCAGACCAGGACGGACGGACCGTGTCGCTGTCGTCGTTCCGCGGCGAGTACGTCGTCGTCTACTTTTACCCCCGCGCCGACACGCCCGGTTGTACGACCGAGGCGTGCGGCTTTCGCGACTCCTACGAGGAGTTCGAAGACCGCGGCGTGACCGTCCTCGGGATCAGCGACGACCCCGTCGACGATCTGGAACCCTTCGCGGCGGAGTACGACCTCCCCTTCTCGCTCCTCTCCGACGAGGACGGCTCGGTGTCGACCGCCTACGACTCCTACGGCGAGAAGAATATGTTCGGCAACACCTTCGACGGCGTCTTCCGCAACACGTACGTGGTCGGCCCCGACGGCGATATCGTCCTCGCCTACGAGGGCGTTTCACCCGAGGGGCACGCGTCGGCAATCCTCGACGACCTCGACGGCCTCGACGCGTCGGCCTAA
- a CDS encoding translation initiation factor eIF-2B, which translates to MIDETIAEIREMQTHSSSVVAVKATRALSDLLGRDHATVEEFERDLERNASALKRANPSHASLFNAMETVLVNVVDRKDSVEEAKSLLDEVIDRVVEDVQQGKSRAARNAAPTFEDGETFLIHDFSSTVLEAVEGAASDGTYLTAYVTEARPRFLGRKTARRLAGVDRVEPHLVVDGACGTFLPECDRVVLGMDCIVDDTLYNRVGTFPIIATANYLDVPVTVVGSAAKIVDDGFVFQNEFRPPAEISLEPIEDVEIENPAYDATPVELIDEVITDNGVENL; encoded by the coding sequence ATGATCGACGAGACGATCGCGGAGATCCGAGAGATGCAGACGCACAGTTCGTCGGTCGTCGCCGTCAAGGCGACGCGGGCGCTCTCGGACCTGCTGGGACGCGATCACGCCACAGTCGAGGAGTTCGAGCGCGACCTCGAACGGAACGCGAGCGCGCTCAAGCGGGCGAACCCCTCGCACGCGTCGCTGTTCAACGCGATGGAGACGGTACTCGTGAACGTCGTCGACCGAAAGGACAGCGTCGAGGAGGCCAAGTCGCTCCTCGACGAGGTGATCGACCGGGTCGTCGAGGACGTTCAGCAGGGGAAGTCGCGGGCGGCCAGGAACGCGGCCCCGACCTTCGAGGACGGCGAGACGTTCCTGATACACGACTTCTCTTCGACCGTGCTGGAGGCGGTCGAGGGGGCGGCCAGCGACGGCACGTACCTCACGGCGTACGTCACGGAGGCCCGCCCCCGGTTTCTGGGGCGAAAGACCGCGCGTCGACTCGCCGGCGTCGACCGCGTCGAACCGCACCTCGTGGTCGACGGCGCGTGCGGGACCTTTCTCCCGGAGTGCGACCGGGTCGTCCTCGGGATGGACTGCATCGTCGACGACACCCTGTACAACCGCGTCGGGACGTTCCCCATTATCGCCACGGCGAACTACCTCGACGTGCCGGTCACGGTCGTCGGGTCGGCGGCGAAGATCGTCGACGACGGGTTCGTCTTCCAGAACGAGTTCCGTCCCCCCGCGGAGATCTCCCTGGAGCCGATCGAGGACGTCGAGATCGAAAACCCCGCCTACGACGCGACGCCCGTCGAACTGATCGACGAAGTGATCACCGACAACGGCGTCGAGAATCTGTAG
- a CDS encoding Hsp20/alpha crystallin family protein: protein MSIKQLAGGDDRIVRRYEYDDSWVLAADVGLASEDIDVDVVGTTAIVVAETGDEISEAEFELPGPDASVATNNGVLIITVEK, encoded by the coding sequence ATGAGTATCAAGCAATTAGCCGGTGGAGACGATCGGATCGTCCGCCGGTACGAGTACGACGACAGCTGGGTCCTCGCGGCGGACGTCGGTCTCGCCTCCGAAGACATCGACGTCGACGTCGTCGGCACGACGGCGATCGTCGTGGCCGAGACCGGAGACGAGATCTCCGAAGCGGAGTTCGAGCTTCCCGGCCCCGACGCGTCGGTCGCGACGAACAACGGCGTGCTGATCATCACCGTGGAAAAATGA